The Amphiura filiformis chromosome 1, Afil_fr2py, whole genome shotgun sequence nucleotide sequence GTCTACTAGGCATTCTAACCGTGCCCTCTGTAGATGAGTTATCTGACGCCGATGATGAAGCGGCTTCTGTATCTGTTGTTTTCTCCGACTCTTCCTCCTCTTCGCCCGGAAATCCTTGCAAAAATTGATTCTGGATAAAGAAACATAAATACGCCATCTTGATTGAGAAACAAGCACAATTTGGTGTTTGATTTGAAGCTCTTTCCAGTAGACTTCGGTATATGAGTGGTCAGGTCACCGGTCTGTCCAGAAGGCCACTCGCGAAattagtttttgttttcaatgtttGTACTCTCTCTCATCAATGACTAAAATTGAGTGACACCAGCGCCATATTATGAATCACTTGATGTTTGCTTCTCTGTCTTAAAGTCCAAGGGTAAGGTTACGGCAATTAAGCAGGCCAAGATCAGAGAGGTCGTCGCGAAAGACACATTTATAAGAGTTTTTAGTTAATTATTAAACTCTTATCACGCGAAAGTTGTACAGATACATTGAAACACTCTTTGTACGCCATTTTGAAACTAATGACTATTTGAGTATTTCATAGGCTGTGAAATGATACACTGTACAGATAATGGTTGGTTTGGTTGCTAACTCCAGAACAGATGTTCGAAAGCGATCCATCAATATACCAGGTCATATAGGCAACTCATAGATAGCTACCAGATTTGTATCACGACAACATCATCATGAGACTCCGACGTGCATTTTAACTGTGACATCATTTAGCTAACTGTAACAACATCATTATCTATTTCTCTATGATAGATGCTCAACAGATGGAGTTAAGGTTAAAGCCATTGTCtgtaataattaattttctattacAGCAATGCAGCAATACGTTTATTCTTTATAAATACAAGCAGGCCGTGTATACAATGCAGCCTTACCAAACCCTGGAATACCAGTGCATATATTTTGCATACTAAATGGAATTGAAAAGAATCGGCAAATACAATTTTATTGTTCATGACCAATGTTGACGTTTTATGCATGGATAGATGTTGATTTGGCTTGTTAGTATTATTAATAATGCTTCCAGACTATATCCCTAGTTACACCGTTATCTGGTGTCGTAGGATTGATCTTGAAAACTGCCCTCTTGATGGCATCCAGTCGCACAGGATCCAATGGTCTTTTGTGTCTCCTGCCATGACAGTTAGATATCCTCCTCTCTTGTTTTGTAAACAGCAGATTGGCCAGTCTGCGTGCAATGAACTGCCTATCATCTGATTTTTGTCGTAACATCCATAGTACTTCTTCTTTGACAATGTATTGCGAGGGATTGGCCGGATCTGGTTCAAGTCTATTCTGTATCATTTCCATGGTGTTCTTTCCCCGTTTAGATTTCCACAGCGGGTCATGTCTGGGATTCTGATAAGATGTGCTAGGTCTATCAAAAGCAAAAGTATTTTCTTGTCTTGAGGATGATGTGGTAGATGATGGTAATACCTTGTCTGACTCAATGTGGTCTGTATCCATGgtaacatcatcagcatcatgcTGCCAATCTAATTGGCAATCAGGCAAAAGACCAGTTCTTTCCTGAACAGCCTCATTGGCAAGAGATGGTAAACTGTCTTCTTGTTTAATATCAACAGTTGGGACTGATTCAGCTAACGGGCTAACAGAACTGAACACTGGAGGATTTTGAAGCAGTCTATGAACTCCACCAATGGTACTGATACCTATGGATGTATTTATGGTAGGTGTTGTATTATGCTGCTGCAAAAGTAAGGGTGCAATGTTGGTACCGAATCCAGGTGTGATTGTGTTTGCATTTGCACGTATAATAAGATCAACAAGTCTTCTTAATTCTTGGATTTCTGCTACACATCCAGGACAGCAGTTCTTGTGCTGATGACAGGCTTGTGATGTTTGTGTCTCTGCGGCAGGTTGTGCTTGTGCGGCCAGTGGTTGAGGGATAACAAACACTGTGGTGGAGGGAGATGTTTGATAAGGATGCGCCATTCCTGGGAGAAGCTGTTGGAATGGCAATAATGGAACAGCAGGTGGAGCTTGAAACATTTGATTGATAGGAAACCCCAAACCTGGTTGAGAACCTGGCAATCCATATGTTGGTTGAGTGCCTGGCAACCCCAGTCCTGCTTGTACACCCGGTAACCCTAATGTCGGCTGAGCACCATGTAACCCTAATGTGGATTGAGCTCCTGATTGAAGGAGGAGTGGCTGCAAAGCTGACAATGCCTGTTGTAATGCAGTAGCTGGATTGGATGGTGTATCAGCAGCTGATGACGGAATACTACTTTGGTGATTGACAGAATGTTGAAGCAAACTTGATTGCGTATGTCCAGCTTGGGTTTGGATAGGTTGTGGTGAACACGTAGTTGCACCAACCTGTGAGATAACCGATGCTGTCATGATTGGTGGCTGCTGACTCGCTGTCGACAGTGATGCTGCCCTCTTTTGACCAGAATTTGCATCAGAGGTCACAGTCTGTTATCATAAAACACAAAGATGACTTTGTAAGTAGTCATTTTGCTCCCTGACTAATCAAGTCAGTAATTCTTTGTGATGTAATCAAAATAATACACATATAAGTTATACACTTAAGGATGAAGTAATAGCTCTTTGCATTGACATTCACACTGGTTACAAATGTACCTACTCCAGTAAGCATATATGCAGACACATTATGCACTAGTCAAGGAtcagactttttaatttttttttcaaaaacagcaGTAAAATCAGATGAGTGCTAGTGTAATTGAATTCAATATTGTTTAGGGAACACAACACTTGCACAACTGAGTACCGAGGTTCCATAACACTGAAAACATTTTGGTCAGCACCATgaaaacagaaaaagaaagaatgaaaaaaatgaagATGTCAGTTTAATTAAGTACTTGAATTCTAGTTTGAAGTATTAGTTATGACCACCAGCTGGTACTGTAAATGTTAGCCAATACATgggtttatttttttgtttgacaaatccaAAGATTTTACTCATGACTTGAGCTTTCACCAATCCAGGTTGATGGCTTGaccacaagtgatctggtccactgtcTTTCCAGTGGATTTGTTGAATTAAAGTGGATCATATGTGACTATGACACAATGCGCCATCGTCGCCTATGATTGCTTTGGTTCCCTTCTTGCGTATCTGTATCGCTCCTCTAATTCTTCTTGATATGGTATTTGAGTCTTTGTCCAAGATTCTTGCCCCCTCCCAGTTGATAACATGATGTTCTTGTGCAATGTGATCTGTGATAGCAGACTTGTGCTGTTTGGATGTGGATACTTTTCTATATGACCTGGTGAACTTTGTGTC carries:
- the LOC140154434 gene encoding uncharacterized protein; amino-acid sequence: MDDLGLREDSDDVKHDLSDSSSPESKRRRLMSDSSSSLPEEPDSFGSPEPPIPMPVPDVKKDDEGTGIMMPTAPAEEAKENDDDKNKPGTSTSGMEEEGTSHGDGDKGTTAVDDASKEEKSKEEMADEERQRMQVLVSSFSEEQLNRYEMYRRSSFPKAAIKRTVTSDANSGQKRAASLSTASQQPPIMTASVISQVGATTCSPQPIQTQAGHTQSSLLQHSVNHQSSIPSSAADTPSNPATALQQALSALQPLLLQSGAQSTLGLHGAQPTLGLPGVQAGLGLPGTQPTYGLPGSQPGLGFPINQMFQAPPAVPLLPFQQLLPGMAHPYQTSPSTTVFVIPQPLAAQAQPAAETQTSQACHQHKNCCPGCVAEIQELRRLVDLIIRANANTITPGFGTNIAPLLLQQHNTTPTINTSIGISTIGGVHRLLQNPPVFSSVSPLAESVPTVDIKQEDSLPSLANEAVQERTGLLPDCQLDWQHDADDVTMDTDHIESDKVLPSSTTSSSRQENTFAFDRPSTSYQNPRHDPLWKSKRGKNTMEMIQNRLEPDPANPSQYIVKEEVLWMLRQKSDDRQFIARRLANLLFTKQERRISNCHGRRHKRPLDPVRLDAIKRAVFKINPTTPDNGVTRDIVWKHY